From the Gallaecimonas kandeliae genome, one window contains:
- a CDS encoding YdcH family protein: MSENHSLYTEFPNHIDRIQELKSANPDFARAAAEYHKLDHQIRGLHMRSQPVDDQTMKGLKRQRAQLKDELYNWLCS; encoded by the coding sequence ATGTCGGAAAACCACAGCCTCTATACCGAGTTCCCCAACCACATCGATCGCATCCAGGAACTCAAGTCCGCCAACCCCGATTTTGCCCGCGCCGCTGCCGAATATCACAAGCTCGACCATCAGATCCGAGGCCTCCACATGCGCAGCCAGCCGGTGGACGACCAGACCATGAAAGGCTTGAAACGCCAGCGGGCCCAACTGAAGGATGAACTCTACAACTGGCTCTGTAGCTGA
- the accB gene encoding acetyl-CoA carboxylase biotin carboxyl carrier protein: MDIRKIKKLIELVEESGINELEITEGEESVRISRGGSAPMMPMHYSVAPQVAPAPVAAPAAAPAAAAAPAKAEVSGQVQKSPMVGTFYRSSSPGAKPFAEVGQSVSKGDTLCIIEAMKMMNQIEAEVSGTIKAILVENGEPVEFDEPLFIIE, encoded by the coding sequence ATGGATATTCGTAAAATCAAGAAGCTGATCGAGCTGGTAGAAGAATCAGGCATCAACGAGCTGGAAATCACCGAGGGTGAAGAGTCTGTCCGCATCAGCCGTGGCGGCAGCGCCCCCATGATGCCGATGCACTACAGCGTGGCGCCCCAGGTTGCCCCGGCCCCTGTCGCCGCTCCCGCAGCAGCTCCGGCTGCCGCCGCTGCCCCCGCCAAGGCGGAAGTGAGCGGCCAGGTGCAGAAGTCCCCCATGGTCGGCACCTTCTACCGTTCCTCCAGCCCGGGTGCCAAGCCCTTCGCCGAAGTGGGCCAGAGCGTCAGCAAGGGCGATACCCTGTGCATCATCGAAGCCATGAAGATGATGAACCAGATCGAAGCCGAAGTGTCCGGCACCATCAAGGCCATACTGGTGGAAAACGGGGAGCCCGTAGAATTCGACGAGCCCCTGTTCATCATCGAATAA
- a CDS encoding OPT family oligopeptide transporter, producing MADQPLVAPERNLQEMTLKALLLGAFLSALLAAANAYIGLLVGLTVSASIPAAATSMGVLRLFRRSSILENNMVQTAASAGESLAAGVIFTLPALVMMKAWGGYEWGPMVAIAILGGVLGVAFTIPLRRALIVEAKLAFPEGVATAQVLKTGGIETDKDHPEWKPSPEAKQGFINLLQAASLGGGIKLLEAGLGVLSGGVAATKSFFAGKWLFTGDITLSPALLGVGYIVGLNIATLVFMGGAIGTLIGVPLNWLLNGDDIQHLAGVHGDMGSWNAQDWEAIAGASWQQCRRIGVGAMMVGGLWSLITLAKPLWDGVKASLHVYKTAKNNGGKVLRTEFDMPIPYVGTLILVSIIPLYAIFYSALEGYGERLWIAGVMTVLMLVFGFIFSSVAGYMAGLVGSSNNPISGVTIATVIVSALILLQLMGNQGLAATLGPIAVIYLAGMICSAAAIAGDNMQDLKCGHLVGATPWRQQLFQIIGVVAAAVAIPWVLNILDQGYGIGRPSPVNPDATPLSAPQAGLMRDLSTGIFGAGIEWSYIYIGFALAVVLIVLDEFQKRRGASFRFPVLAVAVGVYLPLGLSIPIFLGGLLAHWQQKKRGTHEAEGKGLLLASGLITGEALMGVVVAILAVALPGKVPYLQDFALAPWLGSAGLLACFLYLAKKG from the coding sequence ATGGCCGACCAACCGCTGGTGGCGCCCGAGCGCAACCTGCAAGAAATGACCCTCAAGGCCCTGCTGCTGGGCGCCTTCCTTTCCGCCCTGCTGGCCGCCGCCAATGCCTATATCGGCTTGCTGGTGGGCCTCACCGTTTCCGCTTCCATCCCCGCTGCCGCCACCTCCATGGGCGTGCTTCGGCTGTTTCGCCGCTCCAGTATCCTGGAGAACAACATGGTGCAGACGGCCGCCTCAGCCGGGGAATCTCTGGCCGCCGGCGTCATCTTCACATTGCCGGCCCTGGTGATGATGAAGGCCTGGGGCGGCTACGAATGGGGGCCCATGGTCGCCATCGCCATCCTCGGCGGCGTGCTGGGGGTGGCCTTCACCATACCGCTGCGCCGGGCCTTGATCGTCGAGGCCAAGCTCGCCTTCCCAGAGGGGGTGGCAACGGCACAGGTGTTGAAAACGGGCGGTATCGAGACCGACAAGGACCACCCCGAGTGGAAGCCCAGCCCAGAGGCCAAGCAGGGCTTTATCAACCTGCTGCAGGCCGCCAGCCTCGGCGGCGGCATCAAGCTGCTGGAAGCGGGCCTGGGAGTGCTGTCCGGCGGCGTGGCCGCCACCAAGAGCTTCTTCGCAGGCAAGTGGCTCTTCACCGGTGACATCACCCTGAGCCCGGCGCTGCTCGGTGTCGGCTACATAGTAGGCCTCAACATCGCCACCCTGGTGTTCATGGGCGGCGCCATCGGCACCTTGATCGGCGTGCCCCTGAACTGGCTGCTCAACGGCGACGATATCCAGCACCTGGCTGGCGTCCATGGCGACATGGGCAGCTGGAACGCCCAGGACTGGGAAGCCATCGCCGGGGCCTCCTGGCAGCAGTGCCGGCGCATCGGTGTCGGCGCCATGATGGTGGGCGGCCTCTGGTCCCTCATTACCCTGGCCAAGCCCCTGTGGGACGGGGTCAAGGCCTCGCTGCACGTCTACAAGACCGCCAAGAACAACGGCGGCAAGGTGCTGCGCACCGAGTTCGACATGCCCATCCCCTACGTGGGTACCCTGATCCTGGTGTCCATCATCCCCCTCTACGCCATCTTCTACAGCGCCCTCGAGGGTTACGGTGAGCGCCTCTGGATAGCAGGGGTGATGACGGTGCTGATGCTGGTCTTCGGCTTCATCTTCTCGTCCGTGGCCGGCTACATGGCGGGGCTGGTGGGTTCCAGCAACAACCCCATCAGCGGCGTCACCATCGCCACCGTCATCGTCTCGGCGCTGATCCTGCTGCAGCTGATGGGCAACCAAGGCCTGGCCGCCACCCTGGGTCCCATAGCGGTGATTTATCTGGCCGGCATGATCTGCTCGGCGGCGGCCATCGCCGGCGACAACATGCAGGATCTCAAGTGCGGCCATCTGGTGGGGGCCACCCCCTGGCGCCAGCAGCTGTTCCAGATCATCGGCGTCGTCGCGGCGGCCGTGGCCATTCCCTGGGTGCTCAACATCCTCGACCAGGGCTACGGCATAGGCAGGCCCAGCCCGGTCAACCCCGACGCCACGCCGCTGTCGGCGCCCCAGGCGGGGCTGATGCGCGACCTCTCCACCGGCATCTTCGGCGCCGGCATCGAATGGAGCTACATCTACATCGGCTTCGCCCTGGCGGTGGTGCTGATCGTGCTCGACGAGTTCCAGAAGCGCCGTGGCGCCAGCTTCCGCTTCCCGGTGCTGGCCGTGGCGGTGGGTGTTTACCTGCCCCTGGGGCTGTCGATACCCATCTTCCTGGGCGGCCTGCTGGCCCACTGGCAGCAGAAGAAGCGCGGCACCCATGAGGCCGAAGGCAAGGGCCTGCTGCTGGCCTCCGGCCTTATCACAGGCGAGGCCCTGATGGGGGTAGTGGTGGCCATCCTCGCCGTGGCCCTGCCCGGCAAGGTGCCTTACCTGCAGGACTTTGCCCTGGCGCCCTGGCTGGGCAGTGCCGGCCTGCTGGCCTGCTTCTTGTACCTGGCCAAGAAAGGCTGA
- a CDS encoding formimidoylglutamase gives MKLKVYTHSDVARLISHRPLETKVGEALTLLPQGEDLSDRLAKAKSLGARFALLGVPEDLGPRANLGKGGAELGWPAFLQRFLNLQSQPGFPTQSLLLLGELELNDLMAQGQELSAQRPEQLAKLRELVGEVDKRLAPVIKAIAKAGLIPIVIGGGHNNAFPIIQGMHQALGDPMAVLNIDPHADFRPMEGRHSGNGFRYAHEGGHLAQYQVLAMHSWKNSAASQQALKDAGFGFVSYQDLKVSRSTSLEQALEQLSRKLLGHPTGLELDMDVINLMPASAYTNASLPLADVEYLIHRAATLLRPRYLHLCEAAPARHPAGEAFGISDCGQGLAAMVVAFVEAMVP, from the coding sequence ATGAAGTTGAAGGTCTACACCCATTCCGACGTGGCACGCCTCATCAGCCACAGGCCCCTGGAAACCAAGGTGGGCGAAGCCCTGACCTTGCTGCCCCAGGGCGAGGATCTCTCTGACCGCCTGGCCAAAGCCAAGAGCCTGGGTGCCCGCTTCGCCCTGCTGGGGGTGCCCGAGGATCTGGGGCCCAGGGCCAACCTCGGCAAAGGTGGCGCCGAACTGGGCTGGCCGGCCTTCCTGCAGCGCTTCTTGAACCTGCAAAGCCAGCCCGGCTTTCCTACCCAGAGTCTGCTGCTGCTGGGCGAACTCGAGCTGAATGACCTGATGGCCCAGGGCCAGGAACTCTCGGCCCAGCGCCCCGAACAGCTGGCAAAGCTGCGGGAACTGGTCGGCGAGGTGGACAAGCGCCTGGCACCGGTGATCAAGGCCATAGCCAAGGCCGGACTCATCCCCATCGTCATCGGCGGTGGCCACAACAATGCCTTCCCCATCATCCAGGGCATGCATCAGGCCCTTGGCGACCCCATGGCCGTGCTCAACATCGATCCCCATGCCGATTTTCGGCCCATGGAAGGCCGCCACTCCGGCAACGGCTTCCGCTACGCCCACGAGGGCGGCCACCTGGCCCAGTACCAGGTGCTGGCCATGCACAGCTGGAAAAACTCGGCGGCCAGCCAGCAGGCGTTGAAAGACGCCGGCTTCGGCTTCGTCAGCTACCAGGACCTCAAGGTCAGCCGCAGCACCAGCCTGGAGCAGGCATTGGAACAGCTGAGCCGCAAGCTGCTCGGCCACCCCACTGGCCTGGAGCTGGACATGGACGTCATCAACCTGATGCCGGCCAGCGCCTACACCAACGCCAGCCTGCCGTTGGCCGACGTAGAGTACCTGATCCACCGCGCCGCCACCCTGCTCAGGCCCCGCTACCTCCACCTTTGCGAGGCCGCCCCGGCCCGGCACCCCGCAGGCGAGGCCTTCGGGATCAGCGATTGCGGCCAGGGCCTGGCGGCCATGGTGGTGGCCTTCGTCGAGGCCATGGTTCCCTGA
- a CDS encoding cell division protein ZapB, which translates to MSLELLEKLEAKVQAAVDTIGLLQMELEEVKAQKGQFAGQVESLTQENTRLKGELEQVQDRINAVLGKIAQVDELL; encoded by the coding sequence ATGTCGCTGGAATTGTTGGAAAAGCTGGAAGCGAAAGTGCAGGCTGCCGTGGACACCATAGGCCTTCTGCAGATGGAACTGGAAGAAGTGAAGGCCCAGAAGGGCCAGTTTGCCGGCCAGGTGGAGAGCCTGACCCAGGAAAACACCCGGCTTAAGGGCGAACTGGAACAGGTTCAGGACAGGATCAACGCCGTTCTTGGCAAGATTGCCCAAGTAGACGAACTGCTCTGA
- a CDS encoding DMT family transporter translates to MPRRYIPELLLLAALWGASFLFMRVSAPAFGPVPLIALRVAVAALVLLPVLAWRGQLPQLRQHVKPLAVVGLANSALPFTLFAFATLYLTAGLTAILNSTAPFWTALVAFALWGEKLSGQRLLGIAIGFAGVVILVWHKLAAVDALWAIGACLLASLCYGFAANYSKHKLAGVPPLVSTVGSQIAAALMLLPLTYFYWPAGPIGTQAWLAAIALGVLCTGIAYLLFFRLIAHVGAGNAVMVTFLIPIFGNLWGALFLGEHLTLTLLAGGTVILLGIAFSLGVIRKKAPTPQPAAD, encoded by the coding sequence ATGCCGCGCCGATATATCCCTGAATTGCTGCTACTCGCCGCCCTCTGGGGGGCATCCTTCCTCTTCATGCGGGTCTCGGCGCCGGCCTTCGGCCCAGTGCCGCTGATCGCCCTGAGGGTGGCCGTCGCCGCCCTGGTGCTGCTGCCGGTACTGGCCTGGCGTGGCCAGCTGCCGCAGCTCAGGCAGCACGTCAAGCCCCTGGCCGTGGTCGGCCTGGCCAATTCGGCCCTGCCCTTTACCCTCTTCGCCTTCGCCACCCTTTACCTCACCGCCGGCCTCACCGCCATCCTCAACTCCACGGCGCCCTTCTGGACGGCCCTGGTCGCCTTCGCCCTCTGGGGTGAGAAGCTCAGCGGCCAGCGCCTGCTGGGCATCGCCATAGGTTTTGCGGGGGTGGTGATACTGGTCTGGCACAAGCTGGCCGCCGTGGATGCCCTCTGGGCCATAGGGGCCTGCCTGCTGGCCTCCCTCTGCTACGGCTTTGCCGCCAACTACTCCAAGCACAAGCTGGCCGGGGTGCCGCCCCTGGTGAGCACAGTCGGCAGCCAGATAGCGGCGGCGCTGATGCTGCTGCCCCTGACCTATTTCTACTGGCCGGCCGGCCCCATCGGCACCCAGGCCTGGCTGGCGGCCATCGCCCTCGGCGTGCTCTGCACCGGCATCGCCTACCTGCTGTTCTTCCGGCTCATCGCCCATGTGGGGGCCGGCAACGCCGTCATGGTCACCTTCCTGATCCCCATCTTCGGCAATCTCTGGGGGGCCCTCTTCCTCGGCGAACACCTGACCCTCACCCTGCTGGCCGGTGGCACCGTCATATTGCTGGGCATCGCCTTCTCCCTTGGCGTCATCCGCAAGAAGGCCCCAACACCCCAGCCCGCCGCAGATTAA
- the accC gene encoding acetyl-CoA carboxylase biotin carboxylase subunit, which yields MLDKVVIANRGEIALRILRACREMGIKTVAVHSTADRELKHVLLADESICIGPAPSNQSYLNIPAIIAAAEVTNAVAIHPGYGFLAENADFAEQVEKSDFIFIGPRADTIRLMGDKVSAIAAMKKAGVPCVPGSDGSLTDDEARNKAIAKRIGYPVIVKASGGGGGRGMRVVRSEAELVNAIATTQAEAGAAFGNPEVYMEKFLENPRHIEIQVLADGQGNAIHLGERDCSMQRRHQKVVEEAPAPGITEAMRKTIGERCARACVEIGYRGAGTFEFLYENGEFYFIEMNTRIQVEHPVTEMVTGVDLIKEQLRIAAGQPLSISQADVVIRGHAMECRINAEDPRTFIPSPGKITRFHPPGGLGVRWDSHIYTDYRVPPNYDSMVGKLITYGENRDVAIARMQNALSELVVEGIKTNVELHKLIMKDENFYNGGTNIHYLEKKLKGLEGQ from the coding sequence ATGCTGGATAAAGTGGTTATTGCCAACCGGGGCGAGATAGCGCTGCGCATTTTGCGCGCCTGCCGCGAGATGGGCATCAAGACGGTGGCCGTGCACTCCACCGCCGACCGTGAGCTCAAGCACGTGCTGCTGGCCGACGAGAGCATCTGTATCGGGCCTGCGCCGTCCAACCAGAGCTACCTGAACATCCCGGCCATCATCGCCGCCGCCGAAGTCACCAATGCCGTGGCCATCCACCCCGGCTACGGCTTCCTGGCCGAGAACGCCGACTTCGCCGAGCAGGTAGAGAAGAGCGACTTCATCTTCATAGGCCCCCGCGCCGACACCATCCGCCTGATGGGCGACAAGGTGTCTGCCATCGCCGCCATGAAGAAGGCCGGCGTGCCTTGCGTGCCGGGCTCCGACGGCTCCCTGACCGACGACGAGGCCCGCAACAAGGCCATCGCCAAGCGCATTGGCTACCCGGTGATCGTCAAGGCCTCCGGCGGCGGCGGTGGCCGCGGCATGCGCGTGGTGCGCAGCGAGGCCGAACTGGTCAACGCCATCGCCACCACCCAGGCTGAAGCCGGTGCCGCCTTCGGCAACCCGGAAGTCTATATGGAGAAGTTCCTCGAGAACCCGCGCCATATCGAGATCCAGGTGCTGGCCGACGGCCAGGGCAACGCCATCCACCTGGGTGAGCGTGACTGCTCCATGCAGCGCCGCCACCAGAAGGTGGTGGAAGAGGCCCCTGCTCCCGGCATCACCGAGGCCATGCGCAAGACCATAGGCGAGCGCTGTGCCCGTGCCTGCGTGGAGATCGGCTACCGCGGCGCCGGTACCTTCGAGTTCCTCTACGAGAACGGCGAGTTCTACTTCATCGAGATGAACACCCGTATCCAGGTGGAACACCCTGTGACCGAGATGGTGACCGGCGTGGATCTGATCAAGGAGCAGCTGCGCATCGCCGCCGGCCAGCCCCTGTCCATCAGCCAGGCCGACGTGGTGATCCGTGGCCATGCCATGGAGTGCCGGATCAACGCCGAAGATCCCCGCACCTTCATCCCCAGCCCCGGCAAGATCACCCGTTTCCACCCGCCCGGTGGCCTGGGTGTGCGTTGGGACAGCCATATCTACACCGACTACCGCGTGCCGCCCAACTACGATTCCATGGTGGGCAAGCTGATCACCTACGGTGAGAACCGCGACGTGGCCATAGCCCGGATGCAGAACGCCCTGTCCGAGCTGGTGGTCGAAGGCATCAAGACCAACGTCGAGCTGCACAAGCTGATCATGAAAGACGAGAACTTCTACAACGGTGGGACCAACATCCACTACCTGGAGAAGAAGCTCAAAGGCCTCGAAGGCCAATAA
- the aroQ gene encoding type II 3-dehydroquinate dehydratase encodes MMAKPTVLLINGPNLNLLGKREPEVYGHQSLDDIVAGVTERASQLGISLEHIQSNAEHELVGAIHDAMGRVDFIIINPAAFTHTSVALRDALLGVAIPFIEVHLSNVHAREPFRHHSYLSDKAVGVICGLGAQGYLFALEAAARRLSVNIN; translated from the coding sequence ATCATGGCGAAACCCACAGTACTGCTCATCAATGGGCCCAACCTCAACCTGCTCGGCAAGCGCGAGCCCGAGGTTTACGGCCACCAGAGCCTGGACGACATAGTCGCAGGGGTGACGGAGCGGGCCAGCCAGCTAGGCATTTCCCTCGAACATATCCAAAGCAATGCCGAACATGAGCTGGTGGGCGCCATCCATGACGCCATGGGCCGGGTGGATTTCATCATCATCAACCCGGCGGCCTTCACCCATACGTCAGTGGCGCTGCGGGATGCCCTCCTGGGGGTGGCCATCCCCTTCATCGAAGTGCACCTGTCCAACGTCCATGCCCGCGAACCCTTCCGCCACCATTCCTACCTGTCCGACAAGGCGGTGGGGGTGATCTGTGGCCTGGGGGCACAGGGCTACCTATTCGCACTGGAAGCGGCCGCCCGGCGGCTTTCGGTCAATATCAACTAA
- a CDS encoding LysR family transcriptional regulator → MADIDMSRLDLNLLKVFDTLMLCRSVSEAARQLHLSQSTVSHALARLRDQLGDPLFVAGRSGMQPSPRAQALAPAFRQALTLVDDALAQAPAFDPASSERRFTLAAGSYVDMVLLPPLMAALMAKAPGVSLRLRVLGQSDYEQELERGELDLVLGFNEPAHLSPRLEQQPLVTESVSLLSGRPLAAPTPAKLGSLQYIYPSDWGHSQLLLDHWLQGHGIQRQIRLQVPDFQAIPGVLASTELVVVVPSAVAGLYARQHGLHAYPLAASGLSFTQVMAWHPRFAQDPGLHWLKEQILDVASGV, encoded by the coding sequence ATGGCGGATATCGATATGTCCAGGCTGGATCTGAACCTGCTCAAGGTGTTCGACACCCTGATGCTCTGCCGCTCGGTGTCGGAGGCGGCGCGGCAGCTGCACCTGTCCCAGTCCACCGTCTCCCATGCCCTGGCGAGGCTGCGCGACCAGCTGGGGGACCCGCTCTTCGTGGCCGGGCGCAGCGGCATGCAGCCGAGCCCCAGGGCCCAGGCCCTGGCCCCGGCCTTTCGCCAGGCCCTTACCCTGGTGGACGACGCCCTGGCCCAGGCCCCCGCCTTTGACCCGGCCAGCAGCGAGCGCCGCTTCACCCTGGCGGCGGGCAGCTACGTGGACATGGTGCTGCTGCCGCCGCTGATGGCGGCGCTGATGGCCAAGGCCCCCGGCGTCAGCCTGCGGCTGCGGGTGCTGGGGCAGTCGGATTACGAGCAGGAGCTGGAAAGGGGGGAGCTGGACCTGGTGCTGGGTTTCAACGAACCGGCGCACCTTTCTCCCCGGCTGGAGCAACAGCCCCTGGTGACCGAATCGGTGAGCCTGCTCAGCGGCCGGCCCCTGGCGGCGCCGACCCCGGCAAAGCTTGGGTCCTTGCAGTACATCTACCCCTCGGACTGGGGCCACAGCCAACTGCTGTTGGACCACTGGCTGCAGGGCCACGGCATCCAGCGACAGATCCGCCTGCAGGTGCCGGACTTCCAGGCCATACCCGGCGTTCTGGCCAGCACCGAGCTGGTGGTGGTGGTGCCGAGCGCCGTGGCCGGGCTCTACGCCCGCCAGCACGGCCTCCACGCCTATCCCCTGGCGGCCAGCGGCCTGAGCTTCACCCAGGTCATGGCCTGGCATCCCCGTTTCGCCCAGGACCCGGGATTACACTGGCTGAAGGAACAGATCCTGGACGTGGCTAGCGGCGTCTAG
- a CDS encoding DMT family transporter, with product MLKNYLFLWGVGLIWGSQFLFQQKAVAALPPVWVGAGRAMVGCMTLVALCYFLKLKASKRQWGKYHLIGFLEATLPFVAVAWGQQYLDTAVAAILMGTIPFFAILLSPLLVKGARITAMGLLSVAVGFAGLLVLFAPELGQGVNASFWGAMAIIGASACFALALLLLKRLDSEEPLIVARNVLLAASNQLVLLALLTAPLDSFQPTGPALGAVAYLGVMCAGVVYLLYMILIQKAGPVFASLSNYLVPLVGVILAATLNQEQLGSNTWVALAVILSAVAINQLGERKAQ from the coding sequence ATGCTCAAGAATTACCTTTTCCTGTGGGGAGTCGGCCTGATCTGGGGCTCCCAATTTTTATTCCAGCAGAAGGCCGTGGCGGCCCTGCCCCCCGTCTGGGTCGGCGCCGGCCGGGCCATGGTGGGCTGCATGACCCTGGTCGCCCTCTGCTACTTCCTCAAGCTCAAGGCCAGCAAGCGCCAGTGGGGCAAGTACCACCTGATCGGTTTCCTGGAAGCCACACTGCCCTTCGTGGCCGTGGCCTGGGGCCAGCAGTACCTGGATACGGCCGTGGCCGCCATCCTGATGGGCACCATCCCCTTCTTCGCCATACTGCTGAGCCCGTTGCTGGTCAAAGGGGCCCGCATCACCGCCATGGGCCTGCTGTCGGTGGCCGTGGGCTTCGCGGGGCTGCTGGTGCTCTTCGCCCCCGAGCTGGGCCAAGGGGTCAACGCCAGCTTCTGGGGCGCCATGGCCATCATAGGCGCCAGCGCCTGCTTCGCCCTGGCCCTGCTGCTGCTCAAGCGCCTGGACAGCGAGGAACCGCTGATCGTGGCCCGCAACGTGCTGCTGGCCGCCAGCAACCAGTTGGTGCTGCTGGCCTTGCTGACCGCCCCCCTGGACAGCTTCCAGCCCACCGGCCCGGCCCTCGGCGCCGTGGCTTACCTGGGCGTGATGTGCGCCGGCGTCGTCTACCTGCTGTACATGATCCTCATCCAGAAGGCAGGCCCAGTGTTTGCCTCCCTGTCCAACTACCTGGTGCCCCTGGTCGGCGTGATCCTCGCCGCCACCCTCAACCAGGAACAGCTGGGCTCCAACACCTGGGTGGCCCTGGCCGTGATCCTCAGCGCCGTGGCCATCAACCAACTCGGCGAGCGTAAGGCGCAATAA
- a CDS encoding LysE family translocator: protein MQEQVLLIFLATFFFVSITPGMCMTLSMTLGMTLGVRRTMWMMAGELLGVGLVSVAAVVGVAAVMLNYPLLFQLFKYGGGAYLLYLGVQMWRARGKLALTGEPGQAPASRRQLATQGFVTAIANPKGWAFMVSLLPPFIDTARSLPGQLGLLVGIILCTEFGCLMLYAAGGKSMGRFLGSGNNLALVNRIAGTLMMGVGLWLALG from the coding sequence GTGCAGGAACAAGTGCTGCTCATCTTCCTGGCCACCTTCTTCTTCGTGTCCATCACTCCCGGCATGTGCATGACGCTGTCCATGACCCTGGGCATGACCCTGGGGGTCAGGCGCACCATGTGGATGATGGCGGGGGAACTGCTGGGGGTGGGCCTGGTGTCGGTGGCGGCCGTGGTGGGGGTGGCGGCGGTGATGCTCAACTACCCGTTGCTGTTCCAGCTCTTCAAGTACGGCGGCGGCGCCTACCTGCTCTACCTCGGGGTGCAGATGTGGCGGGCCAGGGGCAAGCTGGCCCTGACCGGCGAGCCCGGCCAGGCCCCAGCCTCCCGGCGCCAACTGGCGACCCAGGGTTTCGTCACCGCCATCGCCAACCCCAAGGGCTGGGCCTTCATGGTCTCGTTGCTACCGCCCTTTATCGACACGGCCCGTTCCCTGCCCGGCCAACTGGGCCTGCTGGTGGGGATCATCCTCTGCACCGAGTTCGGCTGCCTGATGCTCTACGCCGCCGGTGGCAAGAGCATGGGCCGCTTCCTTGGCAGCGGCAACAACCTGGCCCTGGTCAACCGTATCGCCGGCACCCTGATGATGGGGGTAGGGCTCTGGTTGGCATTGGGGTAA
- a CDS encoding GNAT family N-acetyltransferase → MPAQAAQDRTPRLSHYPPGEADGALLKAIGRFRSAIWRDRASQMAPSDEDSGWLEAADHHSHLWLVTGADGTLIATARLSLSWDLAHLPERELYADLEAELAPPFATMGRLAVAPAWRRQGIAEQLIRARLSKAEALGANSILLDCPEHRVLAMQKHGFKALKEPQAGVLYPEMTFVVMGKFATA, encoded by the coding sequence ATGCCAGCACAAGCAGCGCAGGACCGGACGCCCAGGCTGAGCCACTACCCACCAGGCGAGGCGGATGGCGCCCTGCTCAAGGCCATAGGGCGTTTTCGCAGCGCGATCTGGCGCGACAGGGCATCGCAGATGGCACCCAGCGACGAAGACAGCGGCTGGCTGGAAGCGGCCGATCACCACTCCCACCTTTGGCTTGTCACCGGCGCCGATGGCACCCTCATCGCCACGGCGCGCCTGAGCTTGTCCTGGGATCTCGCCCACTTGCCGGAACGGGAGCTTTACGCGGATCTCGAAGCTGAACTGGCGCCGCCTTTTGCCACCATGGGACGACTGGCCGTGGCGCCAGCCTGGCGCCGGCAGGGCATTGCGGAACAACTGATCCGGGCCAGGCTCAGCAAGGCCGAGGCACTGGGCGCGAACAGCATACTGCTCGATTGCCCGGAGCACCGGGTGCTGGCCATGCAGAAGCACGGTTTCAAGGCGCTCAAGGAACCCCAGGCCGGCGTCTTGTATCCAGAGATGACTTTCGTGGTGATGGGTAAGTTCGCCACGGCCTAG